A genomic stretch from Candidatus Woesearchaeota archaeon includes:
- a CDS encoding HAD-IIIA family hydrolase — translation MTNNLVMIDGISGSGKEGRIQDLQDYAEKELGLEVTTFYEPKYYREEILKIKNAPIRNPEKELELFIKSRKKGLTDYEYLLNKQGHLIIGNRGFISTEVYQSLQGIPLQRIREQNAFYPTPGLAMILLCDPEIALQRIKKRNEEEGKPLNLDEQLEKIEKLHNKYIEIAKDLPYAEIINTNGRPEAINLVLQSHLNNYLGIEMNKAIFLDKDGTIVDNSQYPEIIPTDKIYQESFETLRNFQEKGYKLFIISSQPWVARGRMTPQEVENVFKSVATQYKEKGITINDWGYCIHGRDKNCPDKKPQTRLFEQIIKKYNINTTRSYMIGDMDSDITAGQNIGLKTIRIKSNLPNTTTPRYTINNIKEAKQIIK, via the coding sequence ATGACTAATAACTTAGTAATGATTGACGGAATAAGCGGATCAGGAAAAGAAGGAAGAATACAAGACTTACAAGACTACGCAGAAAAAGAACTAGGACTGGAAGTAACAACTTTCTACGAACCAAAATATTACAGAGAAGAAATACTAAAAATAAAAAACGCGCCAATAAGAAACCCTGAAAAAGAACTAGAACTATTCATAAAAAGTAGAAAAAAAGGATTAACAGATTACGAATACTTACTAAACAAACAAGGACACCTAATAATAGGTAATAGAGGATTCATATCAACAGAAGTTTATCAATCATTACAAGGAATACCCTTACAAAGAATAAGAGAACAAAACGCGTTTTACCCAACACCTGGATTAGCAATGATACTACTATGCGACCCAGAAATAGCATTACAAAGAATCAAAAAAAGAAATGAAGAAGAAGGAAAACCACTAAACTTAGACGAACAACTAGAAAAAATAGAAAAATTACATAATAAATACATAGAAATAGCAAAAGATTTACCTTACGCAGAAATAATAAACACAAACGGCAGACCAGAAGCAATAAACCTAGTACTGCAATCACACCTAAACAATTACTTAGGAATAGAAATGAACAAAGCAATATTCTTAGATAAAGACGGAACAATAGTAGACAACTCACAATATCCAGAAATAATACCAACAGACAAAATATACCAAGAATCATTCGAAACACTAAGAAACTTTCAAGAAAAAGGATACAAATTATTCATAATATCATCACAACCATGGGTTGCAAGAGGAAGAATGACTCCACAAGAAGTAGAAAATGTATTCAAATCAGTAGCAACACAATACAAAGAAAAAGGAATAACAATAAACGATTGGGGATATTGTATTCATGGAAGAGATAAAAATTGCCCAGACAAAAAACCACAAACAAGACTATTTGAACAAATAATAAAAAAATACAACATAAACACAACACGAAGCTACATGATAGGAGATATGGACTCAGACATAACAGCAGGACAAAACATAGGACTTAAAACAATAAGAATAAAATCAAACCTGCCAAATACAACAACACCTAGATACACAATAAATAACATAAAAGAAGCAAAACAAATAATAAAATAA